A stretch of the Uranotaenia lowii strain MFRU-FL chromosome 3, ASM2978415v1, whole genome shotgun sequence genome encodes the following:
- the LOC129757775 gene encoding RNA polymerase II-associated protein 3, producing MSNAIEAQLGIKAKCEQMQQCLKEQYEWEKEMKQKEALARQQQADGENLSPPIRSQIGEMYKYLQEQSFTEKKKSSLSNHINTSNMVQESEDLVEADRLFGLGNEFCKRAKESEDPVVFKERYGHYAIDMYTRAIQLNSKKADYFFHRALCFFKMEQFEDCLKDCDAALDLDKSSVKVYLCRMQAFEYMGENKKAYLEGKYLLKIAKDTKDLDRTKQDIARIEKRMRHDGDVHKAEGNDHLKNKNYLKAQECFTKAINSFPFEPIYYHNRSMAYFHLNQHGHCLEDANKAIELDSNYHRPYYQRMRLREISGDYNGAINDCKKFLELVRDVKQQSTAKKDLAKLQSLLEQKGKPPSYNWNDLRKNATITNFVQKPPHLRSKKPLKRIQIAEVCCDAPNSFSPLTTSDYESIPEAVIDEIFNNNTGERLAEPTQDMQLDNLFSSSPDVSNRLRQFFSPPTTPSSPPSNLLSQKSPETSHQETSSIECRETKNLLPEVTKEAEKPPAKQEKNNSIERSDIDLVKLESDNPFPSIPPTTVQFYHIWNKLETPHEKFIFLKSLENQPLHELLGATMGSAMLTDILQVLAKNCAANNYSPLKIMQQLAKCQRMDILLPMMNEIDKYSMIKLFELLDTMEKDSEQASAVKKSLIV from the exons ATGTCTAACGCTATTGAAGCCCAGCTCGGAATAAAAGCTAAATGCGAACAAATGCAACAATGTCTGAAGGAGCAGTATGAATGGGAGAAggaaatgaaacaaaaagaGGCCTTGGCCCGTCAGCAGCAAGCAGATGGC GAGAATCTTTCACCTCCAATCAGAAGTCAAATTGGCGAAATGTACAAGTATCTTCAAGAACAGTCTTTCACGGAGAAAAAGAAGTCCTCTTTGTCCAATCATATTAATACTTCAAACATGGTTCAGGAAAGTGAGGATTTGGTGGAAGCAGATCGTCTGTTTGGATTAGGTAACGAATTCTGCAAACGTGCAAAAGAAAGCGAGGATCCTGTTGTGTTCAAAGAACGATATGGCCATTATGCCATCGATATGTATACCAGGGCCATTCAACTTAACAGTAAAAAGGCTGATTATTTTTTCCATAGAGCGCTCTGTTTCTTCAAAATGGAGCAGTTCGAAGATTGCCTCAAAGATTGCGATGCAGCTCTTGATTTGGATAAAAGTTCGGTCAAAGTTTACCTTTGTCGCATGCAAGCCTTCGAGTATATGGGAGAAAACAAGAAAGCTTACCTAGAGGGAAAATATCTGTTAAAGATAGCGAAAGATACTAAAGACTTGGACCGAACTAAGCAAGATATTGCTAGGATCGAGAAACGAATGAGACATGACGGCGATGTACACAAGGCTGAAGGAAACgatcatttgaaaaacaaaaactatctcAAAGCTCAAGAATGCTTTACAAAAGCGATAAACTCGTTTCCGTTTGAACCTATTTATTACCACAATAGAAGTATGgcatattttcatttaaatcaaCACGGACATTGCTTAGAAGATGCAAACAAAGCCATCGAATTGGATTCAAATTATCATCGGCCGTATTATCAGCGTATGCGTTTACGAGAAATATCAGGCGATTACAATGGTGCAATAAACGACTGCAAAAAGTTTCTTGAGTTGGTCAGAGATGTCAAACAACAATCAACTGCAAAAAAGGATCTAGCAAAACTACAAAGCTTACTAGAACAGAAAGGTAAACCGCCTTCGTATAACTGGAATGATTTACGCAAGAATGCCACTATTACAAATTTCGTCCAAAAACCTCCTCACCTTCGTTCAAAG AAACCACTCAAAAGAATCCAAATTGCGGAAGTCTGTTGCGATGCACCAAACTCATTCAGTCCGTTAACGACATCTGATTATGAATCAATTCCTGAAGCTGTtattgacgaaattttcaacaataacaCTGGGGAACGGTTGGCAGAACCAACCCAGGATATGCAATTAGATAACCTTTTTTCATCGTCGCCAGACGTGTCCAACCGCTTAAGACAGTTCTTCTCGCCCCCAACTACTCCGTCTAGTCCTCCATCCAATTTACTGTCCCAAAAATCGCCTGAGACATCGCACCAGGAAACTAGTTCAATCGAATGTCGTGAAACAAAGAACTTGCTTCCAGAAGTGACGAAAGAAGCTGAAAAACCGCCCGCAAAGCAGGAAAAGAACAATTCCATAGAAAGGAGC gaCATTGATTTGGTGAAACTTGAATCAGATAATCCATTCCCTTCAATTCCACCAACAACCGTTCAGTTTTACCACATTTGGAATAAGCTGGAAACGCCTCATGagaagtttatttttcttaag AGTCTTGAAAATCAACCTCTCCATGAACTTTTGGGAGCCACTATGGGTAGCGCCATGCTAACGGACATTCTGCAAGTACTTGCGAAAAATTGCGCCGCCAACAACTATTCCCCCCTGAAGATAATGCAGCAATTGGCCAAATGTCAGCGAATGGATATATTGCTACCAATGATGAACGAAATTGATAAATATT CAATGATAAAATTATTCGAACTTTTGGACACTATGGAAAAAGACAGCGAGCAGGCTTCAGCTGTAAAGAAAAGTTTGATAGTTTAA
- the LOC129757777 gene encoding heterogeneous nuclear ribonucleoprotein K homolog, which translates to MKRENDENNDIDQHDDNDGGDQQQNKRQRTDEDEVRLLIPSKIAGAIIGKGGHNINKLRSEFQAQVNVGDCTGPERVLTIGADLETASRVVKDIMKQMDKTGENDYELRILLHQSLAGCVIGRGGTKIKEVKDQLGCRLKIFSNIAPQSTDRVAQVVGTEEQCLQALTEIHNLVKGTPIKGPVHNYDPHNYDDLYADEYGGYGVGGGANNRFRNERPGFDRRDNGNSRREGIGRGYDRGSDRERGGVMREREFINPWASNNVNGNPMAGGNFGGGNGLGMANLGAMGLGGSGSSMGNMNNLGNGNMANFAGNTGNMDNKTSTQVTIPKDLAGAIIGKGGGRIRRIRNESNAFIQIDEALPGSTDRIITITGTPKEIQAAQYMLQQSVRENLAAAGNGSGYNRN; encoded by the exons atgaagcgAGAAAACGATGAAAATAATGACATCGATCAACATGATGACAACGATGGGGGAGACCAACAGCAGAATAAACGCCAACGGACCGATGAGGATGAAGTGCGTTTACTGATTCCCAGCAAG ATCGCCGGAGCCATCATTGGAAAAGGTGGACATAACATCAACAAACTGCGTTCAGAG TTCCAAGCCCAGGTGAATGTAGGCGATTGTACAGGCCCCGAACG AGTTCTCACAATTGGCGCCGACTTGGAGACTGCCTCCCGGGTGGTTAAGGACATCATGAAACAAATGGACAAG ACTGGCGAAAATGATTACGAACTTCGAATCCTGCTGCATCAGAGCTTGGCAGGCTGCGTCATAGGCAGAGGTGGTACTAAAATCAAGGAAGTCAAAGAT CAACTGGGATGTCGCTTGAAAATCTTCTCCAACATCGCTCCGCAGAGTACGGATCGCGTTGCCCAAGTTGTCGGCACGGAAGAACAGTGCTTACAAGCACTGACCGAAATACACAACCTGGTTAAGGGAACCCCCATCAAAGGTCCGGTGCACAATTACGATCCGCACAACTACGATGACCTGTATGCGGATGAGTACGGCGGCTACGGAGTTGGCGGAGGTGCCAACAACAGGTTCCGTAATGAACGACCCGGTTTTGATCGTCGTGACAACGGCAACAGCCGAAGAGAGGGAATTGGCCGTGGCTACGATAGGGGATCGGATCGGGAGCGTGGTGGAGTTATGAG GGAGCGTGAATTTATTAATCCTTGGGCATCGAATAACGTAAATGGGAACCCCATGGCGGGTGGTAACTTTGGAGGTGGCAATGGTCTTGGCATGGCTAACTTAGGCGCTATGGGTCTGGGAGGATCCGGTAGCAGCATGGGCAACATGAATAATCTGGGTAACGGTAACATGGCAAACTTTGCCGGAAACACTGGAAATATGGACAATAAAACGTCCACGCAAGTGACAATACCGAAAGAT cTGGCCGGTGCCATTATCGGAAAGGGTGGTGGTCGTATTCGCCGTATTCGAAATGAATCAAATgctttcattcaaattgatgAAGCTTTACCAGGATCAACAGATCGCATCATCACCATTACTGGAACACCCAAAGAGATCCAAGCCGCTCAGTACATGTTACAGCAAAG TGTTCGCGAAAATCTTGCTGCTGCGGGCAATGGCTCTGGTTACAACCGTAACTAA